One Leuconostoc mesenteroides subsp. mesenteroides ATCC 8293 genomic window, CGTTAACATTGTGCAAACGCTTCCATTAATTATCCAAATGTTCTATGCTATAAAATATAAACGGTTACATATATTGGTGTTCAGAACATGTTCCTGATTTCTAAAAAAACAGTTTCATCACGAATTGTTCATATAAATGGTGCATGATTAGAGCAAATCAGTTATGTTTCAAAAAAATTTTGGAGGAAGTAATTATGGTAGATAAGAAAAAAGGGCAGGGTTTGCCAAACCTGCCGCTAAGCACCATTTGGATGCTGAGTTTTGGATTTTTGGGCGTGCAGATGGCATTTTCATTGCAGAGTTCCCAAATGGGACGTATTTTTCAGACCTTGGGTGCTGATCCCACTAAGTTAGGATTTTTCTTCATCCTACCACCATTGGCAGGGTTGTTTGTTCAACCACTAGTTGGTTATTTTTCAGATCGCACTTGGACAAAACGCTTTGGTCGTCGAATGCCTTACCTATTGGTTGGCGCTCTTGTGTCAGTTATTGTGATGTTCTTGTTGCCTAATTCAGGTAGTTTTGGTTTTTCAACTACTGCTGGTTTGTGGTTTGGAGCAATCACAATTTTGTTCATGGATTTGAGTTCTAATGTTGCAATGCAACCCTTCAAGATGGTTGTGGGTGACATGGTTAATGAAGACCAAAAGTCATACGCATACTCAATTCAAAGTTTCTTATCTAATACAGGATCTGTGTTGGCAACCATTTTCCCATTCTTGCTGACAGCGATTGGTGTTGCTAACACAGCGCCTAAAGGTCAAGTGCCAGCATCTGTAATTATTTCATTCTATGTTGGTGCGTTAGTCTTAGTTGTCTTTTCACTGATTGCAGTCTTTAACGTGAAAGAATACGATGATGCCACTTATGAGCTATATCATGGCTATGCTTTGAATACACCAAATGATGGTGAAGGTGGCTTCTTGACTTTG contains:
- a CDS encoding SLC45 family MFS transporter gives rise to the protein MVDKKKGQGLPNLPLSTIWMLSFGFLGVQMAFSLQSSQMGRIFQTLGADPTKLGFFFILPPLAGLFVQPLVGYFSDRTWTKRFGRRMPYLLVGALVSVIVMFLLPNSGSFGFSTTAGLWFGAITILFMDLSSNVAMQPFKMVVGDMVNEDQKSYAYSIQSFLSNTGSVLATIFPFLLTAIGVANTAPKGQVPASVIISFYVGALVLVVFSLIAVFNVKEYDDATYELYHGYALNTPNDGEGGFLTLLKRAPKTFWMVTLTQFFCWMAFQYLWTYGTGAVADNIFHATDPTTAGYQNGGNWFGIMSAVYAIAAVVWSLVLSKIPANKNKTGYALSLFLGAIGFTSVFFIHSQYLLIGSFILIGISWAGMMAYPFIMVTNALPGDHMGTYLGLFNGSICLPQIVASVASFALFPALGSHFPSMILVSGILMLIGAVSVGFINEIHSNPVDAQ